A single Leptolyngbya ohadii IS1 DNA region contains:
- a CDS encoding YlqD family protein — MEISKPHLLLKRVVNVKVVVTPRWKEETQQQLQAQINQVDGQLQQLEIDGQRTIGEIQRQSTNASDPVVVQQVNNVQVQINQRRSELLAKKNQILQQLQQVQLLDLDQEVSTGQVEGFFRVETGDNLLRKMQVELLLRDGVVEEIRGDV, encoded by the coding sequence ATGGAAATCTCCAAACCCCATTTGCTGCTAAAGCGCGTCGTTAACGTGAAGGTCGTCGTGACTCCCCGCTGGAAGGAAGAAACCCAACAGCAATTGCAAGCCCAGATCAATCAAGTTGATGGGCAGCTTCAGCAATTGGAGATCGATGGGCAGCGGACGATCGGCGAAATTCAGCGACAAAGCACCAACGCTTCTGATCCGGTTGTGGTTCAGCAGGTGAATAACGTGCAGGTGCAAATTAACCAGCGGCGCAGCGAACTGCTCGCCAAGAAAAACCAAATTTTGCAGCAGCTTCAGCAGGTGCAGTTGCTCGATCTAGATCAGGAAGTCAGTACCGGACAAGTCGAAGGCTTTTTCCGCGTCGAGACGGGCGATAACCTGCTCCGCAAAATGCAGGTCGAACTGCTGCTGCGCGACGGCGTTGTTGAGGAAATTCGCGGAGACGTATAA
- a CDS encoding dihydrolipoamide acetyltransferase family protein, whose translation MINEIFMPALSSTMTEGKIVSWVKSPGDKIEKGETVVIVESDKADMDVESFYEGYLATIVVPAGESAAVGSAIALVAETEAEIELAKQQASANAAPAEATADAPAQMAAATAVSPAPASAANGNGNGIPSRNGRTIASPRARKLAKELKIDLAGLQGSGPYGRIVAEDIEAAAGKTSAPVSPAAPGQVVPLNTLQNAVVRNMMASLQVPVFRVGYTITTDNLDKLYKQVKSKGVTMTALLAKAVAVTLQKHPIMTAFYTEQGVNYRSSINVAIAVAMDDGGLITPVLQNADQLDLYSLSRMWKDLVDRSRSKQLQPDEYSTGGFTISNLGMFGVDRFDAILPPGQGAILAVGASRPQMVATPDGLFGVKNQMQVNLTCDHRIIYGAHAAAFLQDLAKLIETNPQSLTL comes from the coding sequence ATGATTAACGAAATTTTTATGCCTGCCCTCAGTTCCACCATGACGGAAGGCAAAATCGTGTCCTGGGTCAAATCCCCTGGCGACAAAATCGAAAAGGGTGAAACGGTCGTGATTGTCGAGTCCGATAAGGCAGACATGGACGTGGAATCCTTCTACGAGGGTTACCTTGCCACGATCGTTGTTCCCGCTGGCGAATCTGCTGCGGTTGGATCTGCGATCGCCCTGGTTGCCGAAACCGAAGCCGAAATTGAACTTGCCAAACAGCAGGCATCCGCAAACGCAGCCCCCGCAGAAGCCACGGCAGACGCTCCGGCACAAATGGCAGCCGCCACCGCAGTTTCTCCCGCCCCGGCATCAGCAGCTAACGGCAATGGTAACGGCATCCCCAGCCGCAATGGACGGACGATCGCCTCCCCCCGCGCCCGCAAACTGGCAAAAGAGCTGAAGATCGATCTGGCAGGACTCCAGGGAAGCGGACCCTACGGACGCATTGTCGCAGAAGACATCGAAGCCGCCGCAGGCAAAACATCAGCTCCCGTCTCCCCTGCCGCTCCCGGTCAGGTCGTGCCGCTGAACACGCTGCAAAATGCCGTGGTGCGGAATATGATGGCAAGCCTGCAAGTGCCTGTTTTTCGGGTGGGCTACACCATCACGACGGACAATCTGGACAAGCTGTACAAGCAGGTGAAGTCGAAGGGCGTGACGATGACGGCGCTACTGGCAAAAGCGGTTGCCGTGACGCTGCAAAAGCACCCCATCATGACTGCCTTCTACACCGAACAGGGCGTCAACTACCGATCGTCAATCAACGTGGCGATCGCCGTAGCGATGGACGATGGCGGACTGATTACCCCAGTGCTGCAAAATGCCGACCAGCTTGACCTTTACTCCCTCTCACGGATGTGGAAGGATCTGGTTGATCGCTCCCGGTCTAAGCAGCTTCAGCCCGACGAGTACAGTACGGGTGGCTTCACGATCTCGAATCTGGGAATGTTTGGAGTCGATCGCTTTGATGCTATCCTGCCGCCCGGACAGGGAGCCATTCTGGCAGTAGGCGCATCCCGTCCGCAAATGGTGGCAACGCCCGATGGACTGTTTGGCGTGAAAAATCAGATGCAGGTTAATCTCACCTGCGACCACCGCATTATCTACGGCGCACACGCTGCTGCCTTCCTGCAAGACCTGGCGAAGCTGATTGAAACCAATCCGCAGTCGTTAACGCTGTAA